A section of the Polynucleobacter sp. AP-Jannik-300A-C4 genome encodes:
- the rplN gene encoding 50S ribosomal protein L14: MIQTESRLQVADNTGASEVLCIKVLGGSKRRYASIGDVIKVTVKSAAPRGRVKKGDIYNAVVVRTAKGVRRPDGSLIKFDGNAAVLLNAKLEPIGTRIFGPVTRELRTEKFMKIVSLAPEVI; the protein is encoded by the coding sequence ATGATTCAGACCGAAAGTAGATTACAGGTCGCCGACAACACAGGCGCCAGTGAAGTTTTGTGCATCAAGGTATTGGGCGGCTCTAAGCGTCGTTACGCCAGTATCGGTGATGTCATTAAAGTGACTGTAAAGTCCGCTGCTCCACGTGGCCGTGTAAAAAAAGGTGACATTTATAACGCCGTAGTAGTGAGAACTGCTAAGGGTGTTCGCCGTCCAGACGGCTCATTGATTAAGTTCGATGGAAACGCTGCGGTATTGCTCAACGCTAAGTTAGAGCCAATCGGCACACGTATCTTTGGACCAGTGACGCGTGAGTTGCGTACTGAGAAGTTCATGAAGATCGTTTCTCTCGCCCCCGAAGTTATTTAA
- the rplV gene encoding 50S ribosomal protein L22: MMEVKAIHKGARISAQKTRLVADQIRGLPIARAMNILNFSPKKAAFIVKKVVESAMANAEHNKGADIDELKVSTIIVDKGTSLKRFTARAKGRGNQIEKQTCHITVTLSN; this comes from the coding sequence ATGATGGAAGTTAAAGCTATTCACAAGGGCGCCCGCATTTCTGCGCAAAAGACACGTTTGGTCGCTGACCAAATCCGTGGTTTGCCAATTGCTCGCGCTATGAACATTTTGAATTTCAGCCCCAAGAAAGCTGCCTTCATTGTGAAGAAAGTTGTTGAGTCCGCAATGGCCAACGCTGAACACAATAAGGGTGCTGATATTGATGAGCTCAAGGTTTCAACAATTATTGTTGATAAGGGTACTTCCTTGAAGCGCTTCACAGCACGCGCAAAGGGTCGTGGTAACCAAATCGAAAAACAAACATGTCACATTACCGTGACCTTGAGTAACTAA
- the rpsJ gene encoding 30S ribosomal protein S10, with protein sequence MQNQKIRIRLKAFDYRLIDQSAAEIVDTAKRTGAVVKGPVPLPTRIERFDILRSPHVNKTSRDQLEIRTHLRLMDIVDPTEKTVDALMKLDLPAGVDVEIKLQ encoded by the coding sequence ATGCAAAACCAAAAAATTCGTATTCGTCTTAAAGCATTTGATTACCGTTTGATCGACCAGTCTGCAGCTGAAATCGTTGATACAGCTAAACGTACTGGTGCTGTTGTTAAGGGTCCAGTACCTTTGCCAACACGTATTGAGCGCTTTGACATTCTGCGTTCACCACACGTAAACAAGACTTCACGTGACCAGTTAGAGATTCGTACCCATCTGCGTTTGATGGATATCGTTGATCCTACAGAGAAAACTGTGGATGCCTTGATGAAATTAGACCTCCCAGCAGGTGTGGACGTCGAAATTAAGTTGCAGTAA
- the rplC gene encoding 50S ribosomal protein L3, which translates to MSLGLIGRKIGMTRLFTDEGEAIPVTVIDVSDNRIAQIKTQATDGYDAIQLAHGTRRATRVTKAMAGHFAKAGVMAGNGLNEFHLDAAKIAEMTPGQVIPADTAFSAGQKVDVQGVTIGKGYAGTIKRHHFASGRASHGNSRSHNVPGSIGMAQDPGRVFPGKRMTGHLGDETRTVQNLVIARIDAERNLIMVKGAIPGAPGGKVIVTPAVKTPLKKK; encoded by the coding sequence ATGAGCTTAGGCTTAATCGGTCGCAAGATCGGCATGACCCGTCTATTTACGGACGAAGGGGAAGCAATTCCTGTCACCGTAATTGACGTGAGCGACAACAGAATCGCTCAAATCAAGACCCAGGCAACTGATGGCTATGATGCTATCCAGTTGGCACATGGCACACGTAGAGCTACTCGCGTTACCAAAGCAATGGCTGGTCACTTCGCTAAAGCGGGTGTGATGGCTGGTAACGGTCTCAACGAATTTCATTTAGATGCAGCAAAAATCGCAGAAATGACACCAGGACAAGTAATTCCTGCTGATACTGCATTTTCTGCTGGCCAAAAAGTGGATGTACAAGGTGTAACGATTGGTAAAGGCTATGCCGGTACTATCAAGCGCCATCACTTTGCTTCAGGTCGCGCATCACACGGTAACTCACGTTCACATAACGTGCCAGGTTCTATCGGTATGGCGCAAGATCCAGGTCGTGTTTTCCCAGGTAAGCGCATGACAGGCCACCTTGGTGACGAAACACGCACTGTACAAAATTTAGTCATCGCACGCATTGATGCAGAACGCAATCTCATCATGGTTAAAGGCGCTATTCCAGGTGCCCCAGGCGGTAAAGTTATTGTTACTCCAGCGGTGAAGACACCGTTGAAGAAGAAATAA
- the rpsN gene encoding 30S ribosomal protein S14 has product MAKLSLIERENKRTKTVEKYAVKRAELKAIIADQSRSDEERYEARLKLQALPRNASPIRQRNRCSLTGRPRGVFSKFGLARSKIREIAFRGEIPGLTKASW; this is encoded by the coding sequence GTGGCAAAACTATCCCTAATTGAGCGCGAGAATAAGCGCACAAAAACTGTAGAGAAGTACGCTGTAAAGCGTGCTGAACTCAAGGCAATCATTGCTGATCAATCACGCAGCGATGAAGAGCGCTATGAAGCTCGCTTGAAGCTACAGGCACTCCCACGTAACGCAAGCCCGATTCGTCAAAGAAATCGTTGTTCATTAACCGGTCGTCCGCGCGGCGTATTTAGCAAGTTTGGTTTAGCGCGTAGCAAAATTCGTGAAATCGCCTTCCGTGGCGAAATCCCCGGTTTAACCAAGGCCAGCTGGTAA
- the rplD gene encoding 50S ribosomal protein L4, with amino-acid sequence MELKLLQDNGTLGAGVQASPEVFEREYNEALVHQVVVAYQANARSGNRAQKDREQVKHTTKKPWRQKGTGRARAGMSSSPLWRGGGRIFPNSPEENFSQKVNKKMYRAGMRSILSQLAREGRLNVVDQFNLDAPKTKVLADKVKAMGLDSVLIIVDQVSENLYLASRNLHKVAVCEPQHADPLALVQYKKVLVSKAAIAKIEELLK; translated from the coding sequence ATGGAACTTAAGCTTCTCCAAGATAACGGTACTTTGGGCGCAGGCGTTCAAGCCTCACCAGAAGTATTCGAGCGCGAATATAACGAGGCATTGGTACACCAAGTAGTTGTGGCTTACCAAGCGAATGCACGAAGTGGTAACCGTGCACAAAAAGACCGTGAGCAAGTTAAGCACACAACCAAGAAACCTTGGCGTCAAAAAGGTACTGGTCGTGCACGTGCTGGTATGAGCTCTTCCCCGCTGTGGCGTGGAGGTGGTCGTATATTCCCGAATTCACCTGAAGAAAATTTCAGCCAAAAAGTAAACAAGAAAATGTACCGCGCTGGTATGAGATCAATTTTGTCTCAGTTAGCTCGCGAAGGTCGTTTGAATGTTGTTGACCAATTTAATCTTGATGCTCCAAAGACTAAAGTTTTAGCTGACAAAGTTAAAGCAATGGGCTTGGATTCAGTCTTGATCATCGTTGATCAGGTTAGCGAGAATTTGTACTTGGCATCACGCAACTTGCATAAGGTTGCTGTATGTGAGCCACAGCACGCTGATCCATTAGCTTTAGTTCAATACAAAAAAGTATTGGTAAGCAAAGCAGCGATCGCAAAAATTGAGGAGTTGCTGAAATGA
- the rplP gene encoding 50S ribosomal protein L16, whose protein sequence is MLQPKRRKYRKEQKGRNTGVATRGSSVAFGDFGLKAIGRGRLTARQIESARRAMTRHIKRGGRIWIRIFPDKPISQKPAEVRMGNGKGNPEYYVAEIQPGKILYEMDGVDEGLAREAFKLAAAKLPLQTTFVIRHLG, encoded by the coding sequence ATGCTACAACCAAAGCGTCGTAAGTATCGCAAGGAACAAAAGGGACGTAACACTGGCGTGGCAACACGCGGTAGTTCAGTAGCCTTTGGTGACTTTGGATTGAAAGCTATTGGCCGTGGTCGTTTGACTGCACGTCAGATTGAGTCTGCACGTCGCGCAATGACACGTCACATTAAGCGTGGTGGTCGTATCTGGATCCGTATTTTCCCAGACAAGCCAATTTCACAAAAGCCAGCTGAAGTACGTATGGGTAACGGTAAAGGTAACCCAGAGTACTACGTAGCAGAAATTCAACCAGGCAAGATTTTGTACGAGATGGATGGTGTGGATGAAGGTTTGGCACGTGAGGCTTTCAAGCTTGCTGCTGCTAAGTTGCCATTGCAAACCACTTTCGTGATTCGCCACTTAGGTTGA
- the rpmD gene encoding 50S ribosomal protein L30, translating into MTTSNSKVKLQLVRSLIGTRESHRATVRGLGLGRINSVSELEDTPAVRGMINKVSYLVKVIG; encoded by the coding sequence ATGACAACATCTAACTCCAAAGTCAAACTGCAATTAGTGCGCAGCTTGATCGGTACACGCGAAAGCCACCGTGCAACAGTTCGTGGTTTAGGCCTCGGACGTATCAATTCTGTTTCGGAATTGGAAGACACTCCAGCTGTTCGCGGAATGATTAATAAAGTTTCTTATCTAGTTAAAGTCATTGGCTAA
- the rpmC gene encoding 50S ribosomal protein L29, giving the protein MKKTELASKDLVALNAELTELLKTSFKLRMQKGTQQLTNTSQLGKTKREIARVKTFITQKTAQK; this is encoded by the coding sequence ATGAAAAAGACAGAATTAGCATCCAAAGATCTGGTTGCCTTGAATGCAGAATTAACAGAGCTTTTGAAGACTAGCTTCAAACTCCGTATGCAAAAGGGTACTCAGCAACTCACCAACACCAGCCAATTGGGTAAAACTAAGCGTGAAATTGCTCGCGTAAAGACCTTTATTACTCAAAAAACTGCACAGAAATAA
- the rplF gene encoding 50S ribosomal protein L6 — protein sequence MSRVGKSPIPVPKGAEISINGANITVKGPLGTLTHNLHPSVGLKQEDGVLTVVLNNDTPEAGAQSGTARALVNNMVVGVTTGFERKLSLVGVGYRAAAQGESLKLQLGFSHDIIYNLPKGVKAETPTQTEIIIKGSNKQQVGQVAAEVRAYRSPEPYKGKGVRYVDEVVHLKETKKK from the coding sequence ATGTCCCGCGTTGGTAAATCACCTATTCCAGTCCCTAAGGGCGCTGAAATCAGCATCAACGGTGCAAACATTACTGTTAAAGGCCCATTAGGTACTTTGACACACAACTTGCATCCTTCTGTTGGTTTGAAACAAGAAGATGGCGTATTGACAGTTGTTTTAAATAACGACACACCAGAAGCTGGTGCACAGTCAGGTACAGCCCGTGCTTTAGTAAACAACATGGTTGTTGGCGTAACTACTGGCTTTGAGCGCAAGCTCAGCTTGGTAGGCGTTGGTTACCGTGCTGCTGCTCAAGGCGAATCATTGAAGTTGCAGTTAGGTTTCTCGCACGACATTATTTACAACCTGCCAAAAGGTGTAAAAGCTGAGACCCCTACTCAAACTGAAATCATTATCAAAGGTTCCAACAAGCAGCAAGTTGGCCAGGTTGCAGCTGAAGTTCGCGCATACCGTTCACCAGAGCCATACAAAGGCAAAGGTGTTCGCTACGTGGATGAGGTTGTACATCTGAAAGAAACTAAGAAGAAGTAA
- the rplR gene encoding 50S ribosomal protein L18, with product MNKDESRQRRARQTRIRIAEALANRLTVIRSNSHISAQVYSPCGTKVVAAASSMEKELRQAIKNGGNAEAAKQIGKLVAERAVKAGVVDVAFDRSGHRYHGRIKALAEAAREAGLKF from the coding sequence ATGAATAAAGACGAATCCAGACAAAGACGTGCTAGGCAGACTCGCATTCGCATTGCCGAAGCATTGGCAAATCGCTTAACAGTTATCCGTAGCAATTCACATATCTCTGCACAGGTATATAGCCCATGTGGAACCAAGGTTGTGGCAGCTGCCTCATCAATGGAAAAGGAATTGCGCCAAGCGATCAAAAACGGCGGCAACGCTGAAGCGGCTAAACAAATCGGCAAACTAGTTGCTGAGCGTGCTGTTAAAGCAGGCGTTGTTGATGTTGCTTTTGATCGTTCTGGTCATCGTTATCACGGCCGTATTAAGGCCTTAGCTGAAGCTGCGCGTGAAGCCGGCCTGAAGTTCTAA
- the rpsQ gene encoding 30S ribosomal protein S17, which yields MTELSKPLRRTLVGRVVSDKMQKTVTVLVERQVKHALYGKYVGQSKKYHAHDEAGQYKMGDTVEIAESKPISRTKSWVVTRLVQESKGI from the coding sequence ATGACAGAATTATCTAAACCCTTGCGCCGCACCCTTGTGGGTCGTGTCGTTAGCGACAAAATGCAAAAAACTGTGACTGTGCTAGTTGAGCGCCAAGTAAAACATGCGCTTTATGGCAAATATGTTGGACAGTCCAAAAAATACCATGCTCATGACGAAGCTGGTCAATACAAGATGGGTGATACCGTTGAAATTGCTGAATCTAAGCCAATTTCACGTACTAAGTCTTGGGTTGTAACCCGTTTAGTTCAAGAATCAAAAGGTATTTAA
- the rplX gene encoding 50S ribosomal protein L24 gives MKKIRKGDSVVLLTGRDKGKQGTVTAVLENKLVIEGVNIYKKSVKPNPAAGVTGGMIDKTMPVHISNVAVVDGNGKPSRVGIKLVDGKKQRFLKTTGATLSA, from the coding sequence ATGAAAAAGATTCGTAAAGGTGATTCAGTAGTTCTGTTGACTGGCCGCGATAAGGGCAAGCAAGGAACAGTTACAGCCGTTCTCGAGAACAAATTAGTAATCGAAGGCGTAAATATTTACAAAAAGAGCGTTAAGCCAAATCCAGCAGCCGGTGTTACTGGCGGCATGATTGACAAGACGATGCCTGTTCACATTTCTAATGTGGCTGTGGTTGACGGTAACGGCAAACCATCACGTGTTGGTATCAAACTCGTGGACGGTAAAAAGCAACGTTTCCTCAAAACCACTGGCGCAACTTTAAGCGCATAA
- the rpsS gene encoding 30S ribosomal protein S19, which yields MTRSAKKGPFCDASLVKKVEVAQANKDKKPIKTWSRRSTILPDFIGLTIAVHNGRQHVPVYVSENMVGHKLGEFALTRTFKGHAADKKVTKK from the coding sequence ATGACACGTTCAGCTAAAAAAGGCCCATTTTGCGACGCCAGCTTAGTAAAAAAAGTTGAAGTTGCACAAGCCAACAAGGACAAAAAGCCGATCAAAACTTGGTCACGCCGTTCAACAATCCTCCCAGACTTTATTGGTCTGACGATTGCTGTACATAACGGTCGTCAACACGTTCCGGTATATGTATCAGAAAACATGGTGGGTCATAAGTTAGGCGAATTTGCCTTGACCCGTACTTTCAAAGGTCACGCTGCTGACAAGAAAGTAACGAAGAAGTAA
- the rpsE gene encoding 30S ribosomal protein S5, translating to MAKMQTKMQNEERDDGLREKMIAVNRVTKVVKGGRILGFAALTVVGDGDGRIGMGKGKSKEVPVAVQKAMDEARRKMIKVSLRKGTLQHTVIGKHGASRVMISPAKDGTGVIAGGPMRAIFDVMGVTNVVAKSLGSTNPYNMVRATIDGLSKMSTPSEIAAKRGKSVEEILG from the coding sequence ATGGCAAAAATGCAAACCAAGATGCAAAACGAAGAGCGTGATGATGGTCTTCGCGAGAAGATGATCGCTGTTAATCGTGTAACTAAAGTGGTTAAGGGTGGTCGTATTCTCGGCTTCGCTGCACTCACTGTAGTTGGCGATGGCGATGGTCGTATCGGCATGGGTAAAGGTAAATCAAAAGAAGTTCCAGTTGCTGTTCAAAAGGCAATGGACGAAGCACGTCGCAAGATGATCAAAGTTTCCTTGCGTAAAGGTACTTTGCAGCACACTGTGATTGGTAAGCATGGCGCGTCACGCGTGATGATTTCTCCAGCTAAAGACGGTACTGGCGTTATTGCTGGTGGCCCAATGCGCGCAATTTTCGATGTAATGGGTGTAACAAACGTTGTTGCTAAGTCACTTGGCTCAACAAACCCTTACAACATGGTTCGTGCAACGATTGATGGTTTAAGCAAGATGAGCACTCCTTCTGAAATTGCTGCTAAGCGCGGTAAGTCAGTTGAAGAGATTCTCGGCTAA
- the rpsC gene encoding 30S ribosomal protein S3 gives MGQKINPTGFRLSVTKNWTSKWYANNTDFAKMLKEDVDVRIYLKKKLKNASVSKVIIERPAKNARITIYSSRPGVVIGKKGEDIEVLRRELQKRMGVPVHVNIEEIRKPEVDAQLIADSITQQLEKRIMFRRAMKRAMQNAMRLGAQGIKIMSSGRLNGAEIARREWYREGRVPLHTLKADIDYATSEAETTYGIIGVKVWVYKGDTLGRGADAVAVTVEPAAEEKKPRRAPAKTTARKPAADSKPLVAAKPAVKRAPKAVEAVSAEAQKSGE, from the coding sequence ATGGGACAAAAGATAAACCCAACCGGATTCCGACTCTCGGTAACGAAGAACTGGACATCAAAGTGGTATGCAAACAATACTGATTTTGCGAAGATGCTTAAAGAGGACGTAGATGTCCGCATCTATCTCAAGAAGAAGTTGAAGAATGCATCAGTAAGTAAAGTCATTATTGAGCGTCCTGCAAAGAACGCGCGCATCACAATTTACAGCTCACGCCCAGGTGTTGTGATCGGTAAAAAAGGTGAAGATATTGAAGTTCTCCGTCGCGAACTCCAGAAGCGTATGGGCGTTCCAGTCCATGTGAATATTGAAGAAATTCGCAAGCCTGAAGTTGATGCTCAGTTGATCGCTGACTCTATTACTCAACAGTTAGAGAAGCGCATCATGTTCCGTCGTGCAATGAAGCGTGCAATGCAAAATGCAATGCGCCTTGGTGCACAAGGAATCAAGATCATGTCTTCTGGTCGTTTGAATGGCGCTGAAATTGCACGTCGCGAATGGTACCGTGAAGGTCGTGTTCCTCTTCATACACTGAAGGCTGATATTGATTACGCAACTTCAGAAGCGGAAACAACATACGGCATCATCGGTGTAAAAGTTTGGGTATACAAAGGCGATACATTAGGTCGCGGTGCTGATGCTGTAGCAGTAACGGTAGAGCCAGCAGCTGAAGAGAAAAAGCCACGTCGCGCACCAGCTAAAACAACCGCACGTAAACCAGCAGCTGACAGCAAGCCTTTAGTTGCTGCTAAGCCAGCAGTGAAGCGTGCACCGAAAGCCGTTGAAGCCGTAAGTGCTGAAGCGCAGAAGTCAGGAGAGTAA
- the tuf gene encoding elongation factor Tu, with protein MAKEKFERTKPHVNVGTIGHVDHGKTTLTAAIATVLSKAFGGEAKAYDQIDAAPEEKARGITINTAHVEYETANRHYAHVDCPGHADYVKNMITGAAQMDGAILVCSAADGPMPQTREHILLARQVGVPYIIVFLNKCDMVDDAELLELVEMEVRELLSKYDFPGDDTPIVQGSAKLALEGDEGPLGKEAIMKLAEALDSYIPTPERAVDGAFLMPVEDVFSISGRGTVVTGRIERGIVKVGEEIEIIGIKPTLKTTCTGVEMFRKLLDQGQAGDNVGILLRGTKREEVERGQVLAKPGSITPHTHFTAEVYILGKDEGGRHTPFFNNYRPQFYFRTTDVTGSIELPKDKEMVMPGDNVTITVKLIAPIAMEEGLRFAIREGGRTVGAGVVAKILA; from the coding sequence ATGGCAAAAGAAAAGTTTGAGCGGACAAAACCGCACGTAAACGTTGGCACAATCGGTCACGTTGACCACGGTAAAACCACATTGACAGCAGCTATTGCAACCGTGCTTTCAAAAGCATTCGGTGGCGAAGCAAAAGCATACGATCAGATCGATGCTGCTCCAGAAGAAAAAGCACGCGGTATTACGATTAATACAGCACACGTTGAGTATGAGACAGCGAATCGTCACTACGCGCACGTGGATTGCCCAGGACATGCTGACTACGTTAAGAACATGATTACTGGTGCTGCTCAGATGGACGGCGCTATTTTGGTTTGCTCTGCAGCTGACGGCCCAATGCCACAAACTCGTGAGCACATCCTCTTGGCACGCCAAGTTGGTGTTCCATACATCATCGTGTTCTTGAACAAGTGCGACATGGTGGATGACGCTGAGTTGTTAGAGCTCGTAGAAATGGAAGTTCGTGAGCTTTTATCTAAGTACGACTTCCCAGGTGATGACACACCAATCGTTCAAGGCTCTGCTAAGTTAGCGCTTGAAGGCGACGAAGGCCCATTGGGCAAAGAAGCCATCATGAAGTTGGCCGAAGCGCTTGACTCTTACATCCCAACTCCAGAGCGTGCTGTTGACGGTGCGTTCTTGATGCCAGTAGAGGACGTGTTCTCTATCTCTGGTCGCGGTACTGTGGTTACAGGCCGTATCGAGCGCGGTATCGTTAAAGTTGGTGAAGAGATTGAAATTATCGGTATCAAGCCAACACTCAAGACAACTTGTACTGGTGTTGAAATGTTCCGCAAATTGCTCGACCAAGGTCAAGCAGGCGATAACGTTGGTATCTTGTTACGCGGTACAAAACGTGAAGAAGTTGAGCGCGGCCAAGTATTGGCTAAGCCAGGTTCAATCACCCCACATACTCACTTTACAGCCGAGGTTTACATCTTGGGTAAAGATGAAGGTGGTCGTCATACTCCATTCTTTAACAACTATCGTCCACAGTTTTACTTCCGTACTACGGACGTAACTGGTTCAATCGAGTTGCCAAAAGACAAAGAAATGGTAATGCCTGGTGATAACGTGACTATTACCGTCAAACTCATCGCTCCAATCGCGATGGAAGAAGGTTTACGTTTTGCGATCCGTGAAGGTGGCCGTACTGTTGGCGCCGGCGTGGTTGCAAAGATTTTGGCTTAA
- the rplE gene encoding 50S ribosomal protein L5 — protein sequence MSTRFQEHYQAKVVADLIAKFGYKSVMEVPRITKVTLNMGLGDAVNDKKIIENAVGDLTKVAGQKPVVTKAKKAIAGFKIRQGYPIGAMVTLRGARMYEFLDRFVTVALPRVRDFRGISGKAFDGRGNYNIGVKEQIIFPEIEYDKIDALRGLNISITTTAKTDEEAKALLAAFKFPFRN from the coding sequence ATGAGCACACGTTTTCAAGAACACTATCAAGCTAAAGTTGTTGCTGATTTGATCGCCAAGTTTGGTTACAAGTCAGTAATGGAAGTTCCACGTATCACCAAGGTAACCCTGAATATGGGCTTGGGCGATGCAGTGAACGACAAGAAAATTATCGAAAATGCAGTTGGTGATTTGACTAAAGTAGCAGGTCAAAAGCCAGTTGTGACAAAAGCAAAAAAAGCGATTGCTGGTTTCAAAATTCGTCAAGGTTACCCAATCGGTGCCATGGTCACATTGCGTGGTGCACGCATGTATGAATTTTTAGACCGTTTCGTGACTGTTGCTTTGCCACGCGTACGTGACTTCCGCGGAATTTCCGGTAAGGCATTTGACGGCCGTGGTAACTACAACATCGGCGTTAAAGAGCAAATCATTTTCCCTGAAATCGAATACGACAAAATTGATGCCCTCCGTGGTCTCAATATCAGTATTACGACGACCGCTAAGACTGACGAAGAAGCAAAAGCTTTGTTAGCAGCGTTCAAATTCCCTTTCCGCAATTAA
- the rpsH gene encoding 30S ribosomal protein S8 has translation MSISDPIADMLTRIRNAQAVQKPVVLMPSSKVKVAIAKVLQDEGYIDSFEIKGEAAKPVLHIELKYYAGRPVIERIDRVSTPSLRIYKGRHDIPEVMNGLGIAIISTPQGVMTDRKARANGVGGEVICYVA, from the coding sequence ATGAGTATCAGCGATCCAATCGCCGACATGTTGACAAGGATCCGCAATGCGCAAGCAGTGCAGAAACCCGTAGTCTTGATGCCGTCGTCAAAAGTTAAAGTAGCTATTGCAAAAGTCTTGCAGGATGAAGGTTATATCGATAGTTTTGAAATCAAAGGTGAAGCAGCTAAGCCAGTGCTACACATTGAACTCAAATACTACGCAGGCCGCCCTGTTATTGAGCGTATTGACCGTGTATCTACACCAAGTCTGCGTATCTACAAAGGCCGTCACGACATTCCTGAAGTAATGAATGGCTTGGGCATTGCAATTATTTCAACCCCACAAGGCGTAATGACAGACCGCAAAGCACGTGCAAACGGCGTTGGTGGTGAAGTTATTTGCTACGTCGCGTAA
- the rplB gene encoding 50S ribosomal protein L2 yields MPLMKTKPTSPGRRSMVKVVNPDLHKGKPFAALVEPQFQKAGRNNNGHITTRHKGGGHKHHYRVVDFKRNDKDGIPAKVERLEYDPNRSANIALIVFADGERRYILAAKGMTVGQALMTGAEAPIKSGNNLPIRNIPVGSTIHCVEMLPGKGAQIARSAGGSAVLLAREGVYAQVRLRSGEVRRILIDCRATIGEVGNEEHSLRVIGKAGANRWRGIRPTVRGVAMNPVDHPHGGGEGRTGEGRVPVSPWGTPTKGYRTRRNKRTTSMIVQRRQKR; encoded by the coding sequence ATGCCTTTGATGAAGACAAAACCGACCTCACCAGGTCGTCGCTCAATGGTCAAGGTGGTAAATCCTGACCTGCATAAAGGTAAACCTTTTGCAGCGTTGGTAGAGCCACAGTTCCAAAAAGCAGGTCGTAACAATAATGGTCACATCACTACCCGTCATAAAGGTGGTGGTCATAAGCATCACTATCGTGTTGTTGATTTCAAACGCAATGACAAAGATGGTATTCCAGCAAAAGTAGAGCGCTTGGAATACGATCCAAACCGCAGTGCAAATATTGCATTGATCGTGTTTGCTGATGGTGAGCGTCGCTATATTCTTGCTGCAAAAGGCATGACTGTTGGTCAGGCATTGATGACTGGTGCTGAAGCCCCAATCAAGTCTGGTAACAATTTGCCAATTCGTAACATTCCAGTTGGTAGCACGATTCACTGTGTAGAAATGTTGCCGGGCAAAGGTGCTCAAATCGCACGTTCTGCTGGTGGTTCTGCAGTGTTATTGGCTCGTGAAGGTGTATACGCTCAGGTGCGCTTGCGCTCTGGTGAAGTACGTCGTATTTTGATCGATTGCCGTGCCACTATTGGTGAAGTTGGTAATGAAGAGCATAGCTTGCGCGTTATCGGTAAAGCTGGTGCAAATCGCTGGCGTGGTATTCGCCCGACCGTTCGCGGTGTGGCAATGAACCCAGTAGATCACCCACACGGTGGTGGTGAAGGTAGAACTGGCGAAGGCCGTGTACCTGTCTCCCCATGGGGCACACCAACCAAAGGTTATCGTACACGTCGCAATAAGCGTACAACTTCGATGATCGTTCAACGTCGTCAAAAACGTTAA
- the rplW gene encoding 50S ribosomal protein L23, with the protein MSQVRKNDHSLMKVLLGPVISEKATMVAEKNEQVVFQVTRDANKSDVKQAVELLFKVQVDSVQIVNQKGKPKRYGRFEGRRDHTKKAYVSLKPGQEINFEAEAN; encoded by the coding sequence ATGAGCCAAGTCCGTAAAAACGATCACAGCTTGATGAAGGTTCTGCTTGGACCGGTTATCTCTGAAAAAGCCACTATGGTTGCAGAGAAAAACGAACAAGTGGTATTCCAAGTTACACGCGACGCTAATAAGAGCGATGTGAAACAAGCGGTTGAGTTGCTCTTTAAAGTGCAAGTTGACTCTGTTCAAATCGTGAATCAAAAAGGTAAGCCAAAGCGCTATGGCCGTTTTGAAGGTCGTCGTGACCATACTAAGAAGGCCTACGTTAGCTTGAAGCCAGGTCAAGAAATTAACTTTGAAGCGGAGGCGAATTAA